The Boseongicola sp. DNA segment ATTCGGAACTTCTTTTGTTGACTTAAACTTCGAGGAACTTGGGCAAAGGCCAATGTTGGCAGTGCACCCTACGACCGCAACTCACGTAAATGCGACGTATGAATAGCGACCGCGAAGCCTCATCTGTCAACTGGAACAGCGGTTATCGGCGTCCTGGATCATTGCGGTTGCCCCAAGAAGAGAGAACGTGTCCTTGGTCTGCGTTCCGCGGGAGGACCGGGCCGTCAAAACGGCATTTGCGCCCCGCTTCATGGCCGTGACAATTTTTTGATCGTCCGCTGGCGTTGCAGGCCAAGCGTATTCGCCTTCGGTGAACAACTCAAAAGTCGTGCCACCGACATCCATCGTGACCGTTGATCCTTCGGCGAACGGGTAGCCGCCTGTAAAGCTGACTTCCGCAACAACATCCTGCTGGGGTCTGTAAGTAACGAACAGCAAAATGTCGCCACGGCGCACTGAAACCTGACGGCCGTCACGAGTATTTGTGGTTTCTTTTGGGGCCGTTACTGCCCAGCATTCTTTTGGATCCGAGCCTTCGAAAACCGCCCAGTCTGTATCAGCAGCAACGCGATTTGTTACTTCTTGCGCTGAAATCGGTGCTGCGCACAGCACGCTGGCCGCCGCGATCAGAGTTGCAAATGCCCGTCTTGCCATGATTTTCGCCTTTGCCTGCGCGGCCGGGCCCCTGATTTCATAGGGTGCTCCGGGCCGAAAATGCTCTTACCAACAGGGCATGGATAGCGTATCTCATGCGCAATATGGAACCCCCTGCGGCGGAAAATTGCCGTGACAAATTCGCGAGGTCATTCAATGTCTGATCCTGTGCTTTTGGCCGAAACGACGCGGGGGCCTTTCGTGGAATCGCGACACTTCGGCCACGCAGTAATCTCGCGCGCGGATGGATCGATCGTCGAAAGTTGGGGGAACCCCACGGAACTGGTATTTGCTCGGTCAGCGGCGAAGATTTTGCAGGCTCTGCCATTGGTCGAAAGTGGCGCAGGTACCAGCCTTTCAACAGAGCGGTTGGCACTGGCTTGCGCAAGTCATTCGGCCGAACGTCGCCATGTGGAGATGATTTCGGACTGGCTAGGCGATCTTGGCCTTGACGAACACGCCCTTTGTTGCGGTCCCCAGGCGTCACGGGATGAGGCACTGGCCGAAGAAATGATCAAGACCGGCGAGCCAGTGACGCGGGCATTTAATTGGTGTTCTGGCAAGCACTCGGGATTTTTGACGCTGTCTAAACACTTGGGAGCCGAGCTCGACTATGTGAATATTGATCATCCGGTTCAGCTGGCGGTGCGTGAAGCCTTTGAAGATATGACTGGAATGGATAGTCCGGGTTTTGGATTTGACGGCTGCTCGGCCCCAAACTTTGCAACCAACTTGTCTGCCATGGCGCGGGCGATGGCAGTGATTGCTGCCGCAGAAGATCGAGCGGATGTGCGAGGCAAAGCTGCCAGTGAGCTATGCCGAGCAATGATCGCTCATCCTGAAATGGTGGGCGGTGAAGGGCGTGTTGATACAGAGTTGATGCGAGTGGCGCGCGAACCAGTTGCGATCAAGTCGGGCGCCGAAGGATTCTATGTTGCGATCATTCCGGGGCAGAAGTTGGGAATTGCTCTGAAAGTTTCCGATGGCGCTTCACGCGGTTCGGAAGTGGCAATCGCCGCATTGTTGGTGCGGCTTGGGGTTTTGGATATCAATCATCCCGTTGTCTCGGGCA contains these protein-coding regions:
- a CDS encoding asparaginase encodes the protein MSDPVLLAETTRGPFVESRHFGHAVISRADGSIVESWGNPTELVFARSAAKILQALPLVESGAGTSLSTERLALACASHSAERRHVEMISDWLGDLGLDEHALCCGPQASRDEALAEEMIKTGEPVTRAFNWCSGKHSGFLTLSKHLGAELDYVNIDHPVQLAVREAFEDMTGMDSPGFGFDGCSAPNFATNLSAMARAMAVIAAAEDRADVRGKAASELCRAMIAHPEMVGGEGRVDTELMRVAREPVAIKSGAEGFYVAIIPGQKLGIALKVSDGASRGSEVAIAALLVRLGVLDINHPVVSGILAQTLTNWAGLAVGSVRPAEGLLA